Genomic DNA from Caldicellulosiruptor hydrothermalis 108:
AAAAGTTTCCTTCTTTCAATACTCATTGTATCTGGCATTGTGAGTATTAACCTGTACCCTTTTGCAGCTGCCACAAAAGCTAATGCAATCCCAGTATTCCCACTCGTTGGTTCAATAATAACAGTGTCTTTATTTATCAACCCCTTTTCCTCAGCATCCTTGATCATTGCGTATCCAATTCTATCCTTTACACTTGATGCTGGATTAAAATATTCTAATTTTGCTATAATTCTTGCTTCTAAATTATTTAACCTGTTATAGTTTGATAGCTCTAATAAAGGTGTATTACCAATGAGATCAGTAAGATTTTTTGCAATCCTTGACATAGTATTACCTCCTATTTTTTACTCCGAGTATTTTTATATAATTACTTGGTTATCTTTATTTTAATACCTTTAAAAATGTTTGTCAATAGATTTTAGAATAAAAATTTCAGTAGTTTATATCTAAATAATCCGAATTCATTTTGAAATATCTTTCTTCAACATAAGAATAGCTCAATAATAATGAAATGTTACTTTTTCAAAAGAGTATAAAACAAATAAAAAAGCAGGTAGTTTTTTCTACCTGCCCTAACTTGTAAAACATTGATTTTCCTTACCTTGCCTGAACAATAAACTTTATTGCAGTTCTTTCTTCACCGTCAATATCGATTTCGGAAAATGCTGGAATTACAATTAAATCAATACCATTTGGCGCTACTTTCCCTCTTGCAATTGCAATAGCCTTGACAGCTTGGTTTACAGCACCTGCTCCAACTGCTTGAAGCTCAGCAACTCTTTTTTCCTTTATAACTGCAGTCAGAGCTCCTGCCACTTTTTGTGGTTTTGATGTTGCAGCAACTTTTAGAACTTCCATCCCTTTTTATACCTCCTGAATATGATGTCGTGACTTTATTTAAACATAAAACCAGTTTTCTACTATATATAATTCTACACCATTTTAAAAATTCCTTCTTTAATTTATCCTCTTCCCAAAATCCTGTTATACCTTCGAATTATCATGTTTGCAAATGTATTTATTACAAACACAATTACAATAAGCAATGTCGCAGTAGCATATGAATTTAATTTTGAAAGCCCTTCTGAAGAAAGAATGTAAAGGTGCACAGACATAGTTCGCGTTGGACTGAATATGCTTGTGGGGAAATTTAGCGAACTTCCAGCTGTTAAAAGCACTGCAGCAGTCTCACCTATTGCCCTTCCAACTCCCAAGATAACTCCTGTCAATATCCCGGGCATTGCAGGTGGGATCACAACCTTAGCTATTGTCTGCCACTTTGTTGCACCAAGTGCAAGGCTCCCTTCCCTAAAAGACATCGGAACAGTTTTTATAGCCTCTTCTGAAGTTCGTATAATGGTAGGCAGAATCATTATCGAAAGCGTAAGTGCACCTGATAAAATGGACCATCTAAATCCAAGTGCAATTACAAAAAATGCAAATCCGAAAAGCCCATAAATTATAGAAGGTATTCCTGCCAATGTTTCTGTGCCAAATCTTATAAGCTCAACAACTTTTCCTTTCTTCGCATATTCAGTCAAATAGATTGCCGCTAATACCCCTACTGGTGCCGCAATTATGACTGCAAGCAAGGTTACATACAAAGTTCCTACAATAACAGGAAATATTCCTCCGCTTTTGCCCATCTCCTCAGGATACTGAAGAATAAAGCTTAAACTTATACCTTTTAGTCCATTAGAAATAATGTGAAATACTATAACAATTAATATTATCATAGTGATTAACGTAAAAAGTCCAATTATAGAAAATACAATACCCTGTACAACTTTATTCTTTCTTATCATTTCTCTTCACCAACTTTTCTTGCAATTACATTTGCAATGGTGTTTAAAATCATAATAATTACAAAAAGAACAATTCCGGTTGCAAAAAGCGCCTGAGCATGTTTACCAGATGCATACCCCATCTCAATTGCTATATTCCCTGTCAAGGTTCTCACCTGATCCAAAATGCTATTTGGTATTTTTGGACTGTTGCCTGCTACCATAATAACAGCCATGGTCTCGCCAATTGCCCTTCCCATGCCAAGAATTATCGAAGCAATGATTCCAGACTTTGCAGCCGGCAAAATAACCCCCTTAATTGTTTGCCAGTGAGTTGCACCAAGGGCCAAAGACCCTTCTTTATATTCTCTTGGTACAGACCTTATTGAAACTTCTGAGATATTTATAATTGTTGGCAAAATCATAATTCCTAAAATTATAGAAGATGCCAAAATAGAAAAGCCAGAGCCTCCTAAATATTTCCTTATTAGAGGAACCACAACAACAAGACCATAAAAACCGTATATCACAGATGGAATTCCTGCCAACAGCTCAACAAAAGGCCTTATAAGCCTTGATATTTTTTCATTTACAAGTTCACCCAAAAATATTGCTGTTGCAATTCCAATTGGTACACCTATAATAATTGCTCCCAAAGTAACATAAATCGAACCCAAAATCATTGGAAAAATCCCAAATTTGCCACTCAAAGGTGCCCACTTTTTACCTAAGATAAAGTTCCAAAGTCCATATTCTTTTATGATTGCAAAACCTTCTTTGAAGATGAAAACTGTTATTAGCAAAACAGATACTACTGAGAGTGCTGCTGCTACAAACAAAATAATTTCTATAGCACTTTTCTTCTTAGGCATAATAAATCTTACACCCCATTACAATAAAATACTATTTTACTTTGATATAATGATACTTTTCTACAATGGTCTGTCCTTCATTGCTCAATGCAAAATCAATAAACTCTTTCACAAGTCCTTGGGGCTCATCCTTTGTCAAAAATAAAAATGGTCTTTGAAGTTTATACTTGCCGTTTTTTACATTGTCCTCTGTAGCTTCCACTCCTTCTATTTTTACAGCTTTTACACTTGAATCCAACACACCCATTGAGATATATCCTATTGCATTAGGGTCTTGCGAAACAGATTGCTTTACTGCACCTGTCGATGGCTGAACAACTGCAGAATCAGAAATTGAACTACCACCCATCACAAGTTCTTCAAATGCACCACGTGTTCCAGACCCCTCTTCTCGTGTTACAACAACAATCTGCGCATCTTTGCCACCAACATCTTTCCAATTCTTTATCTTGCCTGTATATATATCCTTTATTTGATCTGCTGAAAGGTTATCAATAGGATTTGAAGGATGCACAACAATTGCAATTCCATCAATTGCTATCTTGTATTCATGAAGACCTTTTTCTTCTGGCTTTAGTTCTCTCGAAGATGTGCCAATATCAGCAACACCGTCTTTGGCCGATTTTATCCCAACACCAGAACCTCCGCCTTGGACCTCAATTTTGGTGTCTGGGTGTTTTTCCATAAACGCCTTTGCCAAATCGTCTGCCAATGGCTGAACAGAGGTTGAACCCGCAACTGTAATCGAATTTTTAGATTTCTGAGCTTCATTTCCCACATTTTTGCATCCAAAAAGAAGTAAACTCAAAAGAGATAATACAACTACAAGAGCAAAAGATTTTTTGAACATTCTTCCACTCCCCACTATAATTTTTTACATATTATTTTTACCCTTATTCTTTCTTCATATTATGATTTTACACAACTAATGTTAAATCAAATTAAAATGAATGTTAAATCTATGTTAAATACCCTCAAAGTCGGCTAATATCAACTACTGTCTCATTAGATTCTGTAATTATCTTTATCCTGTCAACCTGCTCACTGCTACATAACACTTCAATTTCAGCATGGGAAAAAAGTTGTTTAAACCTTTTGATATTACTTTTTTTCTGTCCTACAAATTTCGAGTAGTTCTTAGGATGTATCATAAACAAAATTTTAGAAAACTTTTGGTTTTGTAATCTTTCTACAACCCTTCTGAATATTATCTCTGAGTCTACAAGTTCGCCAAATGAAGGATGAAAAGGTCCTGCTAAAACTTTTGCATCGTAATTTATCTCTTCTGTTGGCTGAAGTCCAACTCTAATAACATTAATGCCCTTTTCTATAAATATGGATTTTATCTGGCTACATCTTTCTACTGCCTCATTTAAAGAAAGAGGCTCATATTCTCCTCTTCGGTACATCTTTGCAAGATAAGTACCCTCTATGACAAGAGTTGGATAAATCCTTGCAATGTCTGGCGAAAAACTGGTCAATATCTTTGCCGTTTCAATATCTTTTTCAGGTGTTGATTTTGGAAGCCCTACCATAACCTGAACCCCAAGTAAAAACCCAAACTTTTTTATCATTTCCATTGCATTTTTGCTATGCTGGGCGGTGTGTCCTCTTGCGCACGCATTTAAAACATCGTCAAACATGCTTTGTATTCCAAGTTCTATTGTTCTCACATTGTAAAGTTTTAATAATCTTAATCTCTCCTCATCAATACAGTCCGGCCTTGTGGAAATCCGAATACTTTTTATTCTCTCGAAACTATTGGCAAGTTCAAGCAATTTTTTTTGAAAATCTATATCGATAGCAGTAAAATTTCCACCGTAATATGCAAGCTCAACATCCTCATTTGGGTTAATCTTAAGTCCCTGTTCTATCTGCCTTTTTATCCTGTCCAAACTAACCTCTTCTTTTTCTCCAGATATTGTCTTTTGATTGCAAAATATACAGTTAAAAGGACAGGCATACTGGGGAATAAATATGGGTAAAATATTATGTTTCACTCCTCTTGTTCCCCCATTTCAAGCAAGAATTTATACGCTGCATCCTGCTGAGCTTCTTTTTTTGAGGTTCCGTATCCTTCAGAGACCTTTTTTCCTTCAACGAAAAGCTCTGACTTGAAATATTTCTTTTCAATTATTTCACAATCTTTGTACACAATCTTTTTTTTCCCTTCTCTTTGCACAATCTCTTGAAGCTTTGTCTTGTAATCGTAAAAAAGCTTGCCTGCTACAGCTTTTTGAATGTAAGGTTTAAGCAGATTAACAATAATCTTCTCAAGCTTATCGAAGCCAGATTCAATAAAAATTGCTCCAAAAATAGCTTCAAGTACATCTGCTAAAATTGATTTATTCTCATGAAATTTTTCCATTTTTTCTCGTTTCCCAAAGATTATATGATTTTTAAGATTCAGCTTTTCTGCAACCTCAGATAACGTCTGACTACACACAACTGCAGCTCTTATATTTGTAAGTTCACCTTCAGAAAGGTCAGGAAAATTGACAAACAAATATTTGCTCACAACAAGTTCCAAAGCTGCATCACCAAGAAATTCAAGCCTTTCATAGCAGTTTTTGTTGCTGTGTGTTGCCGACTTGTGAGTAAGCGCAAGTCTCAACAGATTTTTATCCTTGAATTTGTATCCTAAAGCTTTCTCTATTTCTTCCATCTTAATATCTGTTTTCTCCTTTCTCCAAAAATCTTTATGTTAACAAATACAAAATGCCCCAATTTCTTTCCTAAAATTGGGGCATATTACTTTTCTATTCTTGGTATTTTTTTAAAACAAGAACTGCGTTATGACCTCCAAAACCGAAAGAGTTTGTCATAGCATACTCTATAGTTCTTTCTTTGCCCTGATTAACAGTGTAATCCAAATCGCACTCTTCGTCTTTAGTTGCATAGTTGATTGTGGGTGGAACAAACTGGTTGTATATTGCCAATGCAGTTATCAATGTTTCCACTGCTCCTGCAGCGCCAAGCCAGTGACCTGTCATGGACTTTGTGGAGCTTATTGAAAGCTTATATGCATGTTCTCCGAACACCTTTTTAATTGCAAGGGTTTCAAATTTATCGTTGTAAGGTGTAGATGTACCGTGAGCGTTTATATAGTCTATTTTTTCAGGAGGAATTCCTGCATCTTTTATTGCCTTTTGCATTGCAAGCATAGGCCCTTCTCCTTCTGGGTCAGGCGCTGTAATGTGATATGCATCATCTGATGCACCATATCCCACGACCTCTGCATATATTTTAGCTCCTCGCTTTTTGGCATGTTCAAGCTCTTCTAAGATAAGTATCGCTCCACCTTCGCCCATTACAAAACCGTCTCTGTCTTTATCAAATGGTCTGCAGGCTGAATTTGGGTCAGGGTTTGTTGACATTGCCTTCATAGCACAAAAACCTGCAAACGAAAGTGGTGTGATTGCTGCCTCAGACCCGCCAGTCACTATCACATCAGCATAGTCTTGCTGAATCATTCTAAATGCTTCTCCAATTGCATGTGCGGAAGAGGCACATGCTGTGACAATTGTTTCATTTATACCTTTGAACCCATATGTTATTGCAATGTGTCCTGCTGCAATATTTGCTATCATCATTGGAACAAAGAACGGACTTACTCTCGATGGTCCTTTTTCTCTCAAGATATTTGCCTGCTCTTCTAATGTCTCAATTCCCCCAATACCACTTCCTATTACCACTCCAACTTTTGTCTTGTCAATGTTTTCTAAATTAAGTTTGCTATCTTCAAGTGCAAGTTTTGTTGCCGCCAAAGCAAAGTGTGTGAACCTATCCATTCTTCGTGCTTCTTTTTTGTCTATGTAATTTGTAGGGTCAAAGTTTACAATCTCTGCAGCAACCTTTGTAGGAAAGTTTGAAATGTCAAATTTCTCTACAACTTTGATACCATTTTTCCCATTTTTAATAGAATTCCAAAATGTATCTATATCAAATCCCAAAGAGGATATAACTCCCAGCCCAGTTATCACAACTCTTCTTTTCATTCAAGTTTACCTCCTAAACACTTAAAAGTTGAATACTTTACCCCTGCTTTTGGACTTTAAAAGCAGGGGCAAGTATTTTTTATTGATGCTCTTCAATATATTTTACCGCATCTGCAACTGTTCTAATCTTTTCTGCATCCTCATCCGGAATTTCAATGCCAAACTCTTCCTCAAGCTCCATGATAAGCTCAACAATGTCCAGTGAGTCTGCACCAAGGTCGTCCAAGAAAGAAGATTCAGGTGTTATCTTGTCTTCTTCAATGTCAAGTTTGTCTGCTATAATCTTTTTTACCTTTTCAAAAATTTCGCTGTTCACAAAAAACACCTCCAAAAATTTTGTATTTTTAATAATCGCTCTACTTAAGAATATTATTACATAATCATCCCACCGTCAACAACAATAACTTGCCCAGTAATATAGGATGAAAGGCTTGAGGCAAGAAAAAGTGCCACGTTTGCGACCTCATCAGCCTCGCCAAACCGACCAAGTGGGATGGAAGAAAGCATGGCCTCTTTTACCTTGTCACTTAAAACCTCTGTCATGTCAGTTTTAATAAAGCCCGGTGCTATTGCATTTACCCTGATATTTCGGGACGCAAGTTCTTTTGCAAGAGACTTTGTAAGACCTATTATTCCTGCT
This window encodes:
- a CDS encoding stage V sporulation protein S; protein product: MEVLKVAATSKPQKVAGALTAVIKEKRVAELQAVGAGAVNQAVKAIAIARGKVAPNGIDLIVIPAFSEIDIDGEERTAIKFIVQAR
- the pstA gene encoding phosphate ABC transporter permease PstA yields the protein MIRKNKVVQGIVFSIIGLFTLITMIILIVIVFHIISNGLKGISLSFILQYPEEMGKSGGIFPVIVGTLYVTLLAVIIAAPVGVLAAIYLTEYAKKGKVVELIRFGTETLAGIPSIIYGLFGFAFFVIALGFRWSILSGALTLSIMILPTIIRTSEEAIKTVPMSFREGSLALGATKWQTIAKVVIPPAMPGILTGVILGVGRAIGETAAVLLTAGSSLNFPTSIFSPTRTMSVHLYILSSEGLSKLNSYATATLLIVIVFVINTFANMIIRRYNRILGRG
- the pstC gene encoding phosphate ABC transporter permease subunit PstC, translating into MPKKKSAIEIILFVAAALSVVSVLLITVFIFKEGFAIIKEYGLWNFILGKKWAPLSGKFGIFPMILGSIYVTLGAIIIGVPIGIATAIFLGELVNEKISRLIRPFVELLAGIPSVIYGFYGLVVVVPLIRKYLGGSGFSILASSIILGIMILPTIINISEVSIRSVPREYKEGSLALGATHWQTIKGVILPAAKSGIIASIILGMGRAIGETMAVIMVAGNSPKIPNSILDQVRTLTGNIAIEMGYASGKHAQALFATGIVLFVIIMILNTIANVIARKVGEEK
- a CDS encoding phosphate ABC transporter substrate-binding protein produces the protein MFKKSFALVVVLSLLSLLLFGCKNVGNEAQKSKNSITVAGSTSVQPLADDLAKAFMEKHPDTKIEVQGGGSGVGIKSAKDGVADIGTSSRELKPEEKGLHEYKIAIDGIAIVVHPSNPIDNLSADQIKDIYTGKIKNWKDVGGKDAQIVVVTREEGSGTRGAFEELVMGGSSISDSAVVQPSTGAVKQSVSQDPNAIGYISMGVLDSSVKAVKIEGVEATEDNVKNGKYKLQRPFLFLTKDEPQGLVKEFIDFALSNEGQTIVEKYHYIKVK
- a CDS encoding elongator complex protein 3, which produces MKHNILPIFIPQYACPFNCIFCNQKTISGEKEEVSLDRIKRQIEQGLKINPNEDVELAYYGGNFTAIDIDFQKKLLELANSFERIKSIRISTRPDCIDEERLRLLKLYNVRTIELGIQSMFDDVLNACARGHTAQHSKNAMEMIKKFGFLLGVQVMVGLPKSTPEKDIETAKILTSFSPDIARIYPTLVIEGTYLAKMYRRGEYEPLSLNEAVERCSQIKSIFIEKGINVIRVGLQPTEEINYDAKVLAGPFHPSFGELVDSEIIFRRVVERLQNQKFSKILFMIHPKNYSKFVGQKKSNIKRFKQLFSHAEIEVLCSSEQVDRIKIITESNETVVDISRL
- the rnc gene encoding ribonuclease III, with protein sequence MEEIEKALGYKFKDKNLLRLALTHKSATHSNKNCYERLEFLGDAALELVVSKYLFVNFPDLSEGELTNIRAAVVCSQTLSEVAEKLNLKNHIIFGKREKMEKFHENKSILADVLEAIFGAIFIESGFDKLEKIIVNLLKPYIQKAVAGKLFYDYKTKLQEIVQREGKKKIVYKDCEIIEKKYFKSELFVEGKKVSEGYGTSKKEAQQDAAYKFLLEMGEQEE
- the fabF gene encoding beta-ketoacyl-ACP synthase II, translated to MKRRVVITGLGVISSLGFDIDTFWNSIKNGKNGIKVVEKFDISNFPTKVAAEIVNFDPTNYIDKKEARRMDRFTHFALAATKLALEDSKLNLENIDKTKVGVVIGSGIGGIETLEEQANILREKGPSRVSPFFVPMMIANIAAGHIAITYGFKGINETIVTACASSAHAIGEAFRMIQQDYADVIVTGGSEAAITPLSFAGFCAMKAMSTNPDPNSACRPFDKDRDGFVMGEGGAILILEELEHAKKRGAKIYAEVVGYGASDDAYHITAPDPEGEGPMLAMQKAIKDAGIPPEKIDYINAHGTSTPYNDKFETLAIKKVFGEHAYKLSISSTKSMTGHWLGAAGAVETLITALAIYNQFVPPTINYATKDEECDLDYTVNQGKERTIEYAMTNSFGFGGHNAVLVLKKYQE
- a CDS encoding acyl carrier protein — protein: MNSEIFEKVKKIIADKLDIEEDKITPESSFLDDLGADSLDIVELIMELEEEFGIEIPDEDAEKIRTVADAVKYIEEHQ